One genomic window of Ornithorhynchus anatinus isolate Pmale09 chromosome 10, mOrnAna1.pri.v4, whole genome shotgun sequence includes the following:
- the BPGM gene encoding bisphosphoglycerate mutase, with protein MSKYKLVMLRHGEGAWNKENRFCSWVDQKLNGDGIKEAQNCGKQLRALNFEFDLVFTSVLNRSIHTAWLVLEEMGQEWVPVESSWRLNERHYGALIGLNREKMALNHGEEQVRIWRRSYDVTPPPIDESHPYYHEIYNDRRYKCCDVSPDKLPRSESLKEVLDRLLPYWTERIAPALKSGKSILISAHGNSSRALLKHLEGISDDDIINLTLPTGVPILLELDENLRAVGPHQFLGDQEAIQAAIKKVEDQGKVKRAEK; from the exons ATGTCCAAGTACAAACTCGTCATGTTAAGGCACGGGGAAGGAGCTTGGAATAAAGAGAATCGCTTTTGCAGCTGGGTGGATCAGAAGCTCAACGGCGACGGCATCAAGGAGGCCCAGAACTGTGGGAAACAACTCCGGGCCCTGAACTTTGAGTTCGACCTGGTGTTCACCTCGGTCCTCAACCGGTCCATCCACACGGCCTGGCtggtgttggaggagatggggcaagAGTGGGTCCCCGTGGAGAGCTCCTGGCGTCTGAACGAGCGCCACTACGGGGCCCTGATCGGCCTCAACAGGGAGAAGATGGCACTGAACCACGGCGAGGAGCAGGTGAGGATCTGGAGGAGAAGCTACGACGTGACCCCGCCTCCCATCGACGAATCCCACCCGTACTATCACGAGATCTACAATGACCGCCGGTATAAATGCTGCGACGTGTCGCCCGATAAACTGCCCCGCTCCGAAAGCCTGAAGGAGGTGTTGGATAGACTCCTGCCCTATTGGACTGAGAGGATCGCACCCGCGCTGAAAAGCGGCAAATCCATTCTCATCTCCGCTCATGGAAACAGCAGCAGGGCACTGCTGAAGCATCTGGAAG GCATCTCAGATGACGACATCATCAACCTGACTCTTCCTACCGGCGTGCCCATCCTCCTGGAACTGGACGAAAACCTGCGTGCCGTCGGCCCTCACCAGTTCCTGGGCGACCAAGAGGCCATCCAGGCGGCCATAAAGAAAGTGGAAGATCAGGGGAAGGTTAAACGAGCGGAAAaataa